A genomic window from Martelella lutilitoris includes:
- a CDS encoding ArsR/SmtB family transcription factor, giving the protein MSTSDPFVAIADPNRRHLLMALRREPKTVTELSEGLPISRPAVSQHLKALLDSKLVRVTPVGTKRFYAINPEGFSALNGWIRQF; this is encoded by the coding sequence ATGAGCACATCTGACCCTTTCGTCGCTATTGCCGACCCCAATCGTCGCCATCTCCTGATGGCCTTGAGGCGTGAGCCGAAAACGGTGACCGAGCTTTCGGAGGGGTTGCCGATCAGTCGTCCCGCCGTCTCGCAGCATCTAAAGGCCCTCTTGGACAGCAAGCTCGTGCGCGTGACGCCGGTCGGTACAAAACGGTTCTATGCCATCAATCCGGAAGGTTTCTCCGCGCTGAACGGCTGGATTCGTCAGTTCTGA
- a CDS encoding DUF882 domain-containing protein: MFCVFGVTEAQAETRTLKLYYIHTGEKAEITFKRNGRYDKKGLEQLNWFLRDWRRKEPTTMNPRLFDLVWEVYQQVGAKDYINVVSAYRSPETNAMLRKTSSGVAKKSQHMLGNAMDFFIPGVPLAKLRATAMKLQRGGVGYYPSSGSPFVHLDVASVRAWPRMSRSQLVALFPEGHTLHLPADGKPLPGYQDALAEYKAKGSVSGSEPVRVASADDGDEDERPNLLSMLFNRNNSGNDDTAGNDRQQRAATTPSRQSAPQQTAPQQRPVDILTAAVSFDNLDIPLPLSRPGADNADLGTPLATALVDPNPPEAEPALAIAANIPVPQSRPSSLGAAEGMSVSDVLVAEAASPVEQAPVEVASLGDGSSFEQDRFGFMDGEVPVPSPRMSYAGLDQGAPITPEQLQAAGRAGTVVPEPAQNPRKTAQSELARKLSAMGDTTELAYNEDNDFRVLFRPTLARINATAPEAPTKGARPGTILPGNARSAAVSGGEAGISAEGYQSASIASTKSSGTGQKSIVDYFDQERF; the protein is encoded by the coding sequence ATGTTCTGCGTGTTTGGCGTGACCGAGGCGCAGGCCGAAACCCGAACCCTGAAGCTTTATTACATCCATACAGGCGAAAAGGCGGAGATCACCTTCAAGCGCAACGGGCGCTATGACAAGAAGGGGCTGGAGCAGCTGAACTGGTTCCTGCGCGACTGGCGGCGCAAGGAGCCGACCACCATGAACCCGCGGCTGTTTGATCTGGTCTGGGAGGTCTATCAGCAGGTCGGCGCCAAGGATTACATCAACGTCGTCTCGGCCTATCGTTCGCCCGAAACCAATGCGATGCTGCGCAAGACATCGTCCGGCGTTGCCAAGAAATCGCAGCACATGCTCGGCAATGCAATGGATTTCTTCATCCCCGGCGTGCCGCTCGCCAAGCTGCGGGCGACGGCGATGAAGTTGCAGCGCGGCGGCGTCGGCTATTATCCGAGCTCCGGCTCGCCCTTCGTCCATCTCGATGTAGCGAGTGTTCGCGCTTGGCCGCGCATGAGTCGCAGCCAGCTTGTCGCGCTCTTTCCCGAAGGTCATACGCTGCATCTGCCGGCCGACGGCAAGCCGCTTCCCGGCTATCAGGACGCGCTGGCTGAATACAAGGCCAAGGGCAGCGTCTCCGGGTCCGAGCCCGTCCGCGTCGCCAGTGCTGACGATGGCGACGAGGATGAACGTCCGAATCTGCTTTCGATGCTGTTCAATCGCAACAATTCCGGCAATGACGACACTGCAGGGAACGACCGCCAGCAGCGCGCCGCAACGACGCCGTCGCGCCAGAGCGCGCCGCAGCAGACGGCGCCCCAGCAGCGGCCGGTCGACATCCTGACGGCGGCCGTCAGCTTTGACAATCTCGACATTCCGCTGCCGCTTTCCCGTCCCGGCGCCGACAATGCCGATCTCGGCACGCCGCTTGCCACCGCGCTGGTCGATCCCAATCCGCCCGAGGCGGAACCGGCGCTGGCGATCGCTGCCAATATTCCGGTGCCGCAGTCGCGGCCGTCCTCACTCGGCGCGGCAGAGGGCATGTCAGTTTCCGACGTGCTGGTGGCCGAAGCCGCTTCGCCCGTCGAGCAGGCCCCTGTCGAAGTCGCCTCCCTCGGCGACGGTTCGTCTTTCGAACAGGATCGCTTCGGCTTCATGGATGGCGAGGTTCCCGTGCCGAGCCCGCGTATGAGCTATGCCGGACTGGATCAGGGCGCGCCGATAACGCCCGAGCAGTTGCAGGCGGCCGGCCGCGCCGGGACTGTCGTTCCGGAGCCGGCTCAAAATCCGCGCAAGACGGCCCAGAGCGAGCTTGCCCGCAAGCTTTCGGCCATGGGTGATACGACGGAGCTTGCCTACAACGAGGACAATGACTTCCGCGTTCTGTTCCGCCCGACCCTGGCGCGAATCAATGCCACCGCGCCGGAAGCGCCGACCAAGGGCGCCCGCCCAGGGACGATCCTGCCCGGCAATGCAAGGTCGGCCGCCGTATCGGGCGGCGAAGCAGGTATTTCTGCTGAAGGCTATCAATCCGCAAGTATTGCAAGTACAAAGTCGAGTGGAACCGGTCAGAAGTCGATTGTTGACTATTTTGATCAGGAAAGATTTTAG
- a CDS encoding M3 family oligoendopeptidase translates to MFNASFPRAPAGSPARATKSGDEALGNLPEWDLSHLYPGPSSPEFNNAFDEAAKKARSFSTRWKGKLAEAAERSGEDGLGAAIEAYEALGDTLGRLGSFAGLSYYANAADPALRKLYGDTSARITEIYADLLFFELELNRLDEETIDRAFEADDRFAHYRPWVLDLRLEKPHQLDDRIEQLFMEKSTTGGQAFNRLFDQTMDRMRFTVDGEDMPLEKTLNLLSDTKEPVRRKAAEALAATFKDNLPTFSLIMNTVTKDTEINSRWHAFEDIADSRHLSNRVEREVVDALSEAVRQSYPRLSHRYYAMKAKWLGMEQMNYWDRNAPLPDTAERVIPWDEARDTVLSAYGAFSPEMAGIARRFFDENWIDAPIRPGKRTGAFAHPTVPSAHPYVLVNYLGKPRDVMTLAHELGHGVHQVLAAKQGALMCSTPLTLAETASVFGEMLTFRALLSQTTDTARRKAMLAQKVEDMINTVVRQIAFYQFERKVHTARREGELTEDQINAMWMSVQAESLGPAIRLADGYETYWSYVPHFIHSPFYVYAYAFGDCLVNSLYAVYQNAESGFQDKYFEMLTAGGTKHHSELLKPFGLDASDPTFWGKGLSMIEGLIDELEALDKE, encoded by the coding sequence ATGTTCAACGCTTCATTTCCGCGCGCACCCGCCGGCAGCCCTGCCCGGGCGACGAAGTCCGGCGACGAGGCCCTGGGCAACCTGCCCGAATGGGATCTCTCCCATCTTTATCCCGGCCCTTCCTCGCCCGAGTTCAACAACGCCTTTGATGAGGCTGCGAAGAAGGCAAGGTCGTTTTCGACCCGGTGGAAGGGCAAGCTTGCCGAGGCGGCGGAGAGAAGCGGCGAAGACGGACTCGGCGCCGCCATCGAGGCCTATGAGGCGCTGGGCGACACACTGGGACGGCTCGGCTCCTTTGCCGGTCTCTCCTATTATGCCAATGCCGCCGATCCGGCCCTGCGCAAGCTTTATGGCGACACCTCGGCGCGGATCACCGAGATTTACGCCGATCTCCTGTTCTTCGAACTGGAATTGAACCGCCTCGACGAAGAAACGATCGACAGGGCGTTCGAGGCTGACGATCGCTTTGCCCATTACCGCCCGTGGGTGCTCGATCTCCGCCTGGAAAAGCCGCACCAGCTCGATGACCGGATCGAACAGCTGTTCATGGAGAAATCGACGACCGGCGGCCAGGCCTTCAACCGCCTGTTCGACCAAACAATGGACCGCATGCGCTTTACCGTCGACGGCGAGGACATGCCGCTGGAAAAGACGCTCAATCTTTTGAGCGATACAAAGGAACCGGTCCGCCGCAAGGCCGCGGAAGCCCTGGCCGCGACCTTCAAGGACAATCTGCCGACATTCTCTTTGATCATGAACACGGTGACCAAGGACACCGAGATCAACAGCCGCTGGCACGCCTTCGAGGATATCGCGGACAGCCGGCATCTCTCCAACCGGGTCGAGCGCGAGGTTGTCGATGCGCTGTCCGAGGCGGTGCGCCAGTCCTATCCGCGCCTGTCCCATCGCTATTACGCGATGAAGGCGAAATGGCTCGGCATGGAGCAGATGAACTACTGGGATCGCAATGCCCCGCTGCCCGACACCGCCGAGCGGGTGATCCCGTGGGACGAGGCCCGGGACACGGTGCTTTCGGCCTATGGCGCGTTCTCGCCTGAAATGGCCGGCATCGCCCGCCGCTTCTTTGACGAGAACTGGATCGACGCGCCGATCCGCCCGGGAAAACGCACCGGCGCCTTCGCGCACCCGACCGTGCCTTCCGCCCATCCTTATGTTCTGGTCAATTACCTGGGCAAACCGCGCGACGTGATGACGCTTGCCCACGAACTCGGCCACGGCGTGCACCAGGTTCTGGCGGCCAAACAGGGCGCGCTGATGTGCTCGACGCCCTTGACGCTGGCCGAAACCGCGTCCGTCTTCGGCGAGATGCTGACCTTCCGCGCGCTGCTTTCGCAGACGACCGACACGGCAAGGCGCAAGGCGATGCTCGCCCAGAAAGTGGAGGACATGATCAACACCGTCGTGCGCCAGATTGCCTTCTACCAGTTCGAGCGCAAGGTCCACACGGCGCGTCGCGAGGGCGAGCTGACCGAAGACCAGATCAACGCAATGTGGATGTCGGTGCAGGCCGAGAGCCTCGGGCCGGCGATCAGGCTCGCCGATGGTTACGAGACCTACTGGAGCTATGTGCCCCACTTCATCCATTCGCCGTTCTACGTCTATGCCTATGCCTTCGGCGATTGCCTGGTGAACTCGCTCTACGCCGTCTACCAGAATGCCGAAAGCGGCTTTCAGGACAAGTATTTCGAGATGCTGACCGCCGGCGGCACCAAGCATCACTCGGAACTGCTGAAGCCCTTCGGACTCGATGCATCTGACCCGACCTTCTGGGGCAAGGGGCTGTCGATGATCGAGGGCCTGATCGACGAACTCGAAGCGCTCGACAAGGAATAG
- a CDS encoding aminodeoxychorismate synthase component I, whose product MTRAVFRDDLAGRMLAFSQPHALILATDPEDVAQGFVRMEEARAGGHWLAGYVSYEAGLLLDPAFSGLSPGKTEIPYLCFGVFDPPEETGLPASCSTTPFLSDLEPAWDFATYRERFEPLHAHLRAGDCYQGNLTFPVKARWQGDPLAAFHAYAERQPVRYGAYLDLAGPRILSRSPELFFKVDDNGFLETHPMKGTAPRGATAEEDDAIIAAMLDDEKTLAENCMIVDLLRNDISRIAEPGSVHVPKLFDIETYPTLHQMVSHVRAKLCAGTDIGSIFAALFPCGSITGAPKISAMRILRSLEDGPRGAYCGAIGHIAPDGAMRFNVAIRTITLFDDGRAVFNVGGGIVLDSTARAEYDEALLKARFAGDLCAVPAG is encoded by the coding sequence ATGACGCGCGCCGTTTTCCGGGACGACCTCGCCGGTCGCATGCTCGCATTTTCGCAGCCGCATGCGCTGATCCTGGCGACCGACCCGGAAGACGTGGCGCAGGGCTTTGTCCGCATGGAGGAAGCAAGGGCCGGGGGGCACTGGCTCGCCGGCTATGTTTCCTATGAGGCGGGGCTTCTCCTGGACCCCGCCTTCTCAGGCCTTTCCCCTGGCAAAACCGAGATACCCTATCTCTGTTTCGGCGTTTTCGATCCCCCGGAGGAGACCGGTCTTCCCGCGTCATGCTCCACGACGCCCTTTCTGTCCGATCTCGAACCCGCCTGGGATTTCGCCACCTATCGCGAACGTTTCGAACCGCTGCACGCCCATCTGAGGGCGGGCGACTGCTATCAGGGCAACCTTACCTTTCCGGTCAAAGCCCGCTGGCAGGGCGATCCGCTTGCCGCCTTCCACGCCTATGCGGAACGCCAGCCGGTGCGCTACGGCGCCTATCTCGACCTTGCCGGTCCGCGCATCCTGTCGCGCTCGCCGGAGCTCTTCTTCAAGGTCGACGATAACGGCTTTCTCGAAACGCACCCGATGAAAGGCACGGCTCCGCGCGGTGCAACGGCGGAAGAGGACGACGCGATCATCGCGGCGATGCTGGACGACGAAAAGACGCTTGCGGAAAACTGCATGATCGTCGACCTTCTGCGCAACGACATCTCCCGCATCGCCGAACCCGGCAGCGTCCACGTGCCAAAGCTCTTCGACATCGAGACCTACCCCACGCTCCACCAGATGGTGAGCCACGTTCGGGCAAAACTTTGCGCCGGGACCGACATCGGGTCGATCTTTGCCGCGCTCTTTCCCTGCGGCTCGATAACCGGCGCGCCGAAGATTTCGGCGATGAGGATATTGCGCAGCCTGGAGGATGGGCCGCGCGGTGCCTATTGCGGGGCGATCGGCCATATTGCGCCCGACGGCGCGATGCGCTTCAATGTCGCCATCCGCACGATCACGCTCTTTGATGACGGACGGGCGGTTTTCAATGTCGGCGGCGGCATCGTGCTTGATTCCACCGCGCGCGCCGAATATGACGAAGCCCTGCTGAAAGCCCGTTTTGCCGGCGACCTGTGCGCTGTTCCGGCCGGTTGA
- a CDS encoding YciI family protein — protein sequence MILISLTYIAPMDAVEKHFDGHIEWLNRHYADGVFVASGRKVPRTGGLIIARSSLDEVRALCEADPFVSEGVARYELTEVDFSRTVAGVEGLKQP from the coding sequence ATGATCCTGATCTCGCTGACCTATATTGCGCCGATGGACGCCGTCGAAAAGCACTTCGATGGCCACATCGAATGGCTGAACAGGCACTATGCCGATGGCGTTTTCGTTGCGTCCGGTCGCAAAGTGCCCCGCACCGGCGGCCTCATCATTGCCCGCAGCAGTCTCGATGAGGTGCGCGCCCTCTGCGAGGCCGATCCCTTCGTCAGCGAAGGCGTGGCGCGATACGAACTGACCGAGGTCGATTTTTCCCGAACCGTTGCCGGCGTCGAAGGCCTGAAACAGCCATGA
- a CDS encoding heme-dependent oxidative N-demethylase family protein — protein MTDAATENRPLRLMPYGRAYKPFSIGLSQIATTDWLEAEGDLGRYLDEKRQFLEADPDAIFRAAPDSLAAQQEALELIVRHLGDEHHDTHRLDGAMMSMAGHTVDIADGTMPPLMRAGLLIADDLAVLTRHDGHWHLSAGFIAFPSSWSLAEKAGRPMDEVHADVPGFQGGTRNAAMVTRIFDNLKPDLPAERFNWSFKGSTALAMPVSKHLPEDPFRPVRPIGDNVLRVERQTLRRLPETGAILFTIKIHADPLAMVRRHPENRAIAAAMLKQLDGLTAEERAYKGMKDADIDSLSAYLREVLN, from the coding sequence ATGACGGACGCCGCGACCGAGAACCGCCCGCTGCGCCTGATGCCCTATGGCCGCGCCTACAAGCCGTTTTCTATAGGTCTCTCGCAGATTGCGACAACGGACTGGCTGGAGGCGGAGGGTGATCTCGGCCGCTATCTCGACGAGAAGAGGCAATTTCTGGAAGCGGACCCCGACGCAATCTTCCGCGCCGCGCCCGACAGTCTCGCAGCCCAGCAGGAAGCGCTCGAGTTGATTGTCCGCCACCTGGGGGACGAGCATCACGACACCCACCGGCTCGACGGCGCCATGATGTCGATGGCCGGCCACACCGTCGATATCGCCGACGGGACCATGCCGCCGCTGATGCGGGCGGGATTGCTGATCGCCGACGACCTTGCCGTTCTCACCAGGCATGACGGCCATTGGCATCTTTCCGCCGGCTTCATCGCTTTTCCCTCCTCCTGGTCGTTGGCCGAAAAGGCCGGGCGGCCGATGGACGAGGTCCATGCGGATGTGCCGGGCTTTCAGGGCGGCACAAGAAATGCGGCGATGGTCACGCGCATTTTCGACAACCTGAAGCCCGACCTTCCGGCCGAGCGGTTCAACTGGTCCTTCAAGGGCTCGACTGCGCTGGCGATGCCGGTCTCCAAGCATCTGCCGGAAGACCCGTTCCGGCCGGTCCGCCCGATCGGCGACAATGTCCTGCGCGTCGAGCGCCAGACGCTGCGTCGTCTGCCGGAAACCGGCGCCATCCTCTTCACGATCAAGATCCATGCCGATCCGCTGGCCATGGTCCGGCGTCATCCCGAGAACCGTGCGATCGCCGCAGCCATGCTGAAGCAGCTTGACGGACTGACGGCGGAGGAGCGCGCCTACAAGGGCATGAAAGATGCCGATATCGACTCGCTTTCGGCTTATCTGCGGGAAGTTTTGAACTGA
- a CDS encoding homospermidine synthase produces the protein MLQEYPIHAEITGPIVMIGFGSIGRGALPLIERHFNFDKSRMVIIDPNDAHANIAANHGVRFIHAAVTRDNYEELLEPLLTEGDGQGFCVNLSVDTSSLDLMKLCRSLGVLYVDTVIEPWLGFYFDKNADNASRTNYALRETVRKEKRKTPDGTTAVSCCGANPGMVSWFVKQALVNLARDTGMNFVEPMADDREGWAQLMKDAGVKGIHIAERDTQRSKFLRPQGTFWNTWSVEGFVAEGMQPAELGWGTHEKWMPKNAKKHKKGCKASIYIEQPGANTRVRSWCPTPGPQYGFLVTHNESVSIADYFTVRNDSDKVSYRPTCHYAYHPADVAVLSLDEMFGNGGNPQAESLVLEEADILTGIDELGVLLYGHEKNAYWFGSRLSIEETRDLVPYQNATALQVTSAVLAGMVWALENPEAGIVEADEIDYRRCLEIQMPYLGPVEGHYTDWTPLTGRQTFFEERKDEKDPWQFKNILVQF, from the coding sequence ATGCTTCAGGAATACCCGATCCACGCCGAAATCACCGGACCCATTGTCATGATCGGTTTCGGGTCCATCGGGAGAGGCGCCCTGCCGCTGATCGAACGGCACTTCAATTTCGACAAGTCGCGCATGGTCATCATCGATCCGAATGACGCCCATGCCAATATCGCGGCAAACCACGGGGTCCGCTTCATCCACGCTGCCGTGACCAGGGACAATTACGAGGAACTGCTGGAACCGCTTCTGACCGAGGGCGATGGCCAGGGCTTCTGCGTCAACCTTTCCGTCGACACCTCCTCGCTCGACCTGATGAAGCTCTGCCGCTCGCTCGGCGTGCTCTATGTCGACACGGTGATCGAACCCTGGCTCGGCTTCTATTTCGACAAGAACGCGGACAATGCCTCGCGCACCAACTACGCCCTGCGCGAAACCGTGCGCAAGGAAAAGCGCAAGACCCCCGACGGCACCACCGCCGTTTCCTGCTGTGGCGCCAATCCGGGCATGGTCTCCTGGTTCGTCAAGCAGGCGCTGGTCAACCTTGCCCGCGACACAGGAATGAACTTCGTTGAACCCATGGCAGATGACCGCGAGGGCTGGGCGCAACTGATGAAGGATGCCGGCGTCAAGGGCATCCATATCGCCGAGCGTGACACCCAGCGCTCCAAATTCCTGCGTCCGCAGGGAACCTTCTGGAACACATGGTCCGTCGAGGGGTTCGTCGCCGAGGGCATGCAGCCCGCCGAACTCGGCTGGGGCACCCACGAAAAATGGATGCCGAAGAACGCCAAGAAGCACAAGAAGGGCTGCAAGGCCTCGATCTATATCGAGCAGCCCGGGGCCAATACGCGGGTGAGAAGCTGGTGCCCGACGCCCGGGCCCCAATACGGCTTTCTCGTCACCCACAATGAATCCGTCTCGATCGCGGATTATTTCACAGTCAGGAACGACAGCGACAAGGTCTCCTACAGGCCGACCTGCCACTATGCCTACCACCCGGCCGACGTGGCCGTGCTCTCGCTGGACGAGATGTTCGGCAATGGCGGCAATCCGCAGGCGGAAAGCCTGGTGCTGGAGGAGGCCGATATCCTGACCGGCATCGACGAGCTCGGCGTGCTGCTCTACGGCCACGAAAAAAACGCCTACTGGTTCGGTTCAAGGCTTTCGATCGAGGAAACGCGCGATCTGGTGCCCTACCAGAACGCGACCGCGCTTCAGGTCACCTCCGCCGTTCTGGCCGGCATGGTCTGGGCGTTGGAAAACCCGGAAGCGGGCATCGTCGAGGCCGACGAGATAGATTATCGCCGCTGCCTGGAAATCCAGATGCCCTATCTCGGCCCGGTCGAAGGCCACTATACCGACTGGACGCCGCTCACCGGACGCCAGACCTTCTTCGAGGAACGCAAGGACGAGAAGGATCCCTGGCAGTTCAAGAACATCCTGGTGCAGTTCTGA
- the secA gene encoding preprotein translocase subunit SecA, translating into MVSLGGVARKLFGSANDRRIRSYKPRVAAINALEEQMTALSDDDLKAKTEEFKKQLAEGKSLDDLLVEAFAVAREASKRVLGLRPFDVQLIGGMILHENAIAEMKTGEGKTLVATLPVYLNALAGKGVHVVTVNDYLARRDSENMGRLYGFLGLTTGVIHHGLDDQQRRAAYSADITYATNNELGFDYLRDNMKMQRAEMVQRGHNYAIVDEVDSILVDEARTPLIISGPLDDRSDLYVTIDKIIPMLDEGDYEIDEKQRSANFSEDGMEKLEKMLTESGLMKGESLYDVENVAIVHHLNNALKAHKMFSRDKDYIVRDGEVVIIDEFTGRMMPGRRYSEGQHQALEAKEGVKIQPENQTLASITFQNYFRMYDKLAGMTGTAATEAEEFGNIYGLDVVEVPTNLPIVRLDEDDEVYLTVQEKYEAIVEEIKAAKEKGQPVLVGTTSIEKSELLAAALRRDGITEFEILNARYHENEAFIIAQAGVPGALTIATNMAGRGTDIQLGGNLEMRIQAELGYLEPGIDIVTNEEGERVEVERKFTPPGPEREAKEQAIREDVARLKQEALAAGGLYVIATERHESRRIDNQLRGRSGRQGDPGRSKFYLSLQDDLMRIFGSDRMESMLTKLGLKEGEAIVHPWINKALERAQKKVEARNFDIRKNLLKYDDVLNDQRKVVFDQRKELMDSDDISEIVEDMRHEVIENAVHRRIPERAYAEQWDVTGLKEDCLRILSLDLPIEEWAAEDGIAEPEILERINAAADQAEEVRARQAEQFGPDVMKYVQRQVTMQSLDHLWREHIVNLDHLRSVIGFRGYAQRDPLQEYKAEAFELFQALLGNMRELAVSQLSRVQLVREAQQPQPQPEVDTAKLRASHVDPDTGEDEMAGEQVGAGEAAAPAGQLPPEYRNVGRNDLCPCGSGRKFKHCHGRLA; encoded by the coding sequence ATGGTCTCACTCGGTGGCGTAGCCCGCAAATTGTTCGGTTCGGCCAATGATCGCCGGATCCGCTCCTACAAGCCCCGCGTGGCGGCGATCAACGCGCTTGAAGAGCAGATGACGGCGCTTTCGGATGACGACCTGAAGGCAAAGACCGAGGAATTCAAAAAGCAGCTCGCCGAAGGCAAAAGCCTGGACGATCTTCTTGTTGAAGCTTTCGCCGTCGCCCGGGAGGCATCGAAGCGCGTGCTCGGCCTGAGGCCTTTCGACGTCCAGCTGATCGGCGGCATGATCCTGCATGAAAACGCGATCGCCGAAATGAAGACCGGCGAGGGCAAGACGCTCGTCGCCACGCTTCCCGTCTATCTCAACGCGCTCGCCGGCAAGGGCGTCCACGTCGTCACCGTCAACGACTATCTTGCCCGCCGCGACAGCGAGAACATGGGCCGGCTATACGGCTTCCTCGGGCTCACCACCGGCGTCATCCATCACGGCCTCGACGACCAGCAGCGCCGTGCGGCCTACAGCGCCGACATTACCTATGCCACGAACAACGAGCTCGGCTTCGATTATCTGCGCGACAATATGAAGATGCAGCGCGCGGAGATGGTCCAGCGCGGCCACAATTACGCGATCGTCGACGAGGTCGACTCGATCCTGGTTGACGAGGCGCGCACGCCGCTGATCATTTCCGGTCCGCTTGATGACCGTTCGGACCTCTACGTCACCATCGACAAGATCATTCCGATGCTGGACGAGGGCGATTACGAGATCGACGAAAAGCAGCGCTCGGCCAACTTCTCCGAAGACGGCATGGAAAAGCTGGAGAAGATGCTGACCGAATCCGGTCTGATGAAGGGTGAATCGCTCTATGACGTCGAGAATGTCGCCATCGTGCATCACCTCAACAACGCGCTGAAGGCGCACAAGATGTTCTCCCGCGACAAGGACTACATCGTGCGTGACGGCGAGGTCGTGATCATCGACGAGTTCACCGGCCGCATGATGCCGGGTCGGCGCTATTCCGAAGGCCAGCATCAGGCGCTCGAGGCAAAGGAAGGCGTCAAGATCCAGCCGGAGAACCAGACGCTGGCCTCGATCACCTTCCAGAACTATTTCCGCATGTATGACAAGCTGGCCGGCATGACCGGTACGGCGGCAACCGAAGCGGAAGAATTCGGCAATATCTACGGCCTCGACGTTGTCGAGGTTCCGACCAACCTGCCGATCGTGCGTCTCGATGAGGATGACGAGGTCTACCTCACGGTCCAGGAAAAATACGAGGCGATCGTCGAGGAGATCAAGGCGGCCAAGGAAAAAGGCCAGCCCGTTCTTGTGGGCACGACCTCGATCGAAAAGTCCGAGTTGCTGGCCGCGGCGCTGAGGCGCGACGGCATCACCGAATTCGAGATCCTGAACGCCCGCTACCACGAGAACGAGGCCTTCATCATCGCCCAGGCCGGCGTGCCCGGCGCGCTGACGATCGCAACCAACATGGCTGGTCGCGGTACTGATATCCAGCTCGGCGGCAATCTGGAAATGCGCATCCAGGCCGAACTCGGCTATCTGGAGCCGGGCATCGATATCGTCACCAACGAAGAGGGCGAACGCGTCGAGGTCGAGCGCAAGTTCACGCCGCCGGGTCCGGAGCGCGAGGCGAAGGAGCAGGCGATCCGCGAGGATGTCGCCCGGCTGAAACAGGAGGCGTTGGCTGCCGGCGGCCTTTACGTGATCGCTACCGAACGTCATGAAAGCCGGCGCATCGACAACCAGTTGCGCGGCCGTTCCGGCCGTCAGGGGGATCCGGGCCGTTCGAAGTTCTACCTCTCGCTTCAGGATGACCTGATGCGCATCTTTGGCTCCGACCGCATGGAAAGCATGTTGACGAAGCTGGGCCTGAAGGAAGGCGAGGCTATCGTCCATCCCTGGATCAACAAGGCGTTGGAGCGCGCGCAGAAGAAGGTCGAGGCCCGAAACTTCGACATCCGCAAGAACCTCCTGAAATATGACGATGTGCTCAACGACCAGCGCAAGGTCGTCTTCGACCAGCGCAAGGAACTGATGGATTCCGACGATATCTCCGAGATCGTTGAGGACATGCGCCATGAGGTGATCGAAAACGCGGTTCACCGCCGCATTCCCGAACGGGCCTATGCCGAGCAGTGGGATGTCACCGGCCTGAAGGAAGACTGCCTGCGCATTCTCAGCCTCGACCTTCCGATCGAGGAATGGGCGGCCGAAGATGGCATTGCCGAGCCGGAAATCCTCGAGCGCATCAATGCCGCGGCCGATCAGGCCGAGGAAGTCCGGGCCAGGCAGGCCGAGCAGTTCGGGCCTGATGTGATGAAATATGTCCAGCGCCAGGTCACCATGCAGTCGCTCGACCATCTCTGGCGCGAGCATATCGTCAATCTCGACCATCTGCGCTCGGTCATCGGCTTCCGCGGTTATGCCCAGCGCGATCCGCTGCAGGAATACAAGGCCGAGGCTTTCGAACTGTTCCAGGCGCTTCTCGGCAATATGCGCGAGCTTGCCGTTTCGCAGCTCTCGCGCGTCCAGCTGGTGCGCGAGGCGCAACAGCCCCAGCCGCAGCCGGAAGTGGATACTGCGAAGCTGCGCGCCAGCCATGTCGACCCGGATACCGGCGAAGACGAAATGGCGGGCGAACAGGTCGGTGCCGGTGAAGCCGCAGCGCCTGCCGGTCAACTCCCGCCGGAATACCGCAATGTCGGCCGCAACGACCTTTGCCCCTGCGGTTCGGGCCGCAAGTTCAAGCACTGCCACGGCCGTCTCGCCTGA